One Trichosurus vulpecula isolate mTriVul1 chromosome 7, mTriVul1.pri, whole genome shotgun sequence genomic region harbors:
- the LOC118856169 gene encoding trem-like transcript 2 protein, with protein METGPCLWLLLLLLVLFYVSDSQAEDVYTTVRHREGETLSVQCSYTVRSDRWEGKVWCKVRRKKCDSRFSRGSGFNPPYKLHDDFQAGILIVTMERLRHQDSGKYWCMRNSSRTLYPVKGIQLVVSRAPSTERNIPLITKEASIQEPDHIFRTAVTAGPFLNKDKDLSMVVPITTSLPASMGRMPADTTTLPTMARSVTTVSRAMVRSISVTRPITTTVSRMTTRPSATNGSPCKVRSTRVAPVMLVTGKARSSSTISTTIRSHPKGLPPNSFHSSGLAVPMLLGGSFMILMFSVVFCVLWKKKRMGIYYV; from the exons ATGGAGACAGGGCCCTGTCTCTGGTTGCTGCTTCTCCTCTTGGTGCTGTTCTATGTGTCAG ACTCCCAGGCAGAGGATGTGTATACAACAGTCCGTCACCGAGAGGGGGAGACACTATCTGTTCAGTGCTCCTACACTGTCCGTTCTGACCGATGGGAAGGCAAGGTCTGGTgcaaagtgaggaggaagaagtgTGACTCAAGGTTCAGTCGGGGCTCAGGATTTAACCCCCCCTACAAGCTCCATGATGACTTTCAGGCCGGGATCCTCATTGTCACCATGGAGAGACTTAGGCACCAGGACTCTGGGAAATACTGGTGTATGAGGAACAGTTCACGCACCTTATACCCTGTGAAGGGTATTCAGCTGGTGGTCTCACGAG CACCTTCAACTGAGAGAAACATCCCACTTATTACAAAGGAAGCTTCCATCCAGGAACCAGACCACATCTTTAGAACTGCTGTCACTGCTGGCCCATTCCTCAACAAGGACAAGGACTTGTCCATGGTTGTTCCTATCACTACTTCTCTACCTGCCTCAATGGGTAGGATGCCAGCTGACACAACTACTCTCCCTACAATGGCCAGATCAGTGACCACTGTGTCTAGAGCGATGGTGAGATCCATATCAGTCACCAGACCCATAACCACAACCGTGTCAAGGATGACCACAAGACCCTCAGCAACCAATGGATCTCCTTGCAAGGTGAGATCCACCCGTGTTGCTCCAGTGATGTTGGTCACAGGCAAGGCCAGATCCTCCAGTACTATATCCACCACCATCAGGTCACACCCCAAAGGATTACCTCCTAACAG tttccaCAGCTCTGGCCTCGCTGTTCCCATGTTGTTGGGGGGAAGTTTCATGATCCTGATGTTTTCAGTTGTATTCTGTGTGCTATGGAAAAAGAAACGCATGGGAA